The following nucleotide sequence is from Calditerricola satsumensis.
CTCCTTGTCGAGCTGGGGCTGGTCGGCTCGAACGGCGAGGGGCGGCGCATGATCCAGCAGGGCGGCGTAAGGATCGACGGGGAAAAGGTGACCGACGTGGACGCCGCCGTGACGGTCCGCGACGGCATGGTCGTGCAGGTCGGCAAGCGCAAGTTCGCCAAGGTGGTCCTGCAGTAACGGTCGCCTCGGTGCGGCGATCGAAGGGGTAAAGCGCCCGCTCCCGGTCGGAAACCGCCGGGAGCGGGCGTGGTTTGTTCATCAGCGGGTGATTTTCCTTCCGGCCGTTCGGATAGAACGGCTGCTTTTTTCTGCGCCCGGGCATGGGCGCTGTGTATAGGGGGATGAGCCGGGATTTTCCGTTGGGGGACAGGGGTTACAGGCGGATGCCAAAATGTTTTGCCAGCATCCGACTCCACTCCTCTTCCGACTTGACGGGAACGATCTCCTGTTTGCCGTTTTCCGTCACCTTCAGCTCCGTGCCGGTGAGCGTAATCCGACCGGTTAAGGTGGCAAGCGAACAGATCTTGTTGCGCGTAAAAGGGGATGCGGGCGATGTTTGGTGATAGCGGCACATCTCCTGGAATTCCTCGATGGTGCGGGGCACGAGGGTGAACAGATATTCATCCGACCAGTTACCCTCAACCCATCTTTGCATGCTGAATTCGCCGTTTTCAAGCTGCTTCACCCGGTACGTGCCGCTGATGTCTTCACGGGGTTCCCCGCTGAGGGGAAGGGGGGATCGGGACGAGTTGCCGAATCCTACGTCAACCAGGTATGGCTCGGGAAGGCGCACAATCAGGGCGAGGTGGTCGAATTCAGGTCCAAACCCGCCTTGCGCTTTTTTCACCCGTGCCGAAATGAGTGTGGAATCGAAACCAAGCGCGGTTAGAAGCGCATGGAACAGATGGTTCAGTTCATAGCAGAATCCTCCTCGCTTCCGGCGTACGATCTTGTCAAACAGGGACGGGATGTCAAGACGGATCGGCCGACCCAGATGAATGTCCAGGTTTTCGAACGGGATAGTGAGAAGATGGCGTTCATGCAGTTTGTTGAGGAAAGAAAGGATGGGTTTTTGCGGAGTAGAGATGTCTAAAAGGTTGAGATACGCCTGCACGTCAAACTCATTGATCTCGTTCATGGGGG
It contains:
- a CDS encoding arylamine N-acetyltransferase family protein; this encodes MNEINEFDVQAYLNLLDISTPQKPILSFLNKLHERHLLTIPFENLDIHLGRPIRLDIPSLFDKIVRRKRGGFCYELNHLFHALLTALGFDSTLISARVKKAQGGFGPEFDHLALIVRLPEPYLVDVGFGNSSRSPLPLSGEPREDISGTYRVKQLENGEFSMQRWVEGNWSDEYLFTLVPRTIEEFQEMCRYHQTSPASPFTRNKICSLATLTGRITLTGTELKVTENGKQEIVPVKSEEEWSRMLAKHFGIRL